From Nitrobacter sp. NHB1, a single genomic window includes:
- a CDS encoding aa3-type cytochrome c oxidase subunit IV: MSDHGELVFTTADGMDYPAHENAYKTFIRFGTIGTAAVITIVSLMAIFLV, from the coding sequence GTGTCAGATCATGGCGAATTGGTATTTACGACGGCGGACGGAATGGATTACCCGGCGCACGAGAATGCATATAAAACGTTCATCAGGTTCGGGACGATCGGTACTGCGGCCGTGATCACCATCGTCTCGTTGATGGCGATTTTCCTCGTCTGA
- a CDS encoding NAD(P)(+) transhydrogenase (Re/Si-specific) subunit beta has product MNANLSALLYLIAGVLFILSLRGLSSPASSRRGNFLGMIGMAIAVATTLAAHPPADALAWLLVILGVAIGGSIGAVIARRVPMTSMPELVAAFHSLVGMAAVLVAAGAFYAPEAFGIGTPGHIHAQSLVEMSLGVAIGALTFTGSVIAFLKLSGRMSGAPIILPARHIINIVLALALVFFVVGLVMSGSVLDFWLIVILALLLGALLIIPIGGADMPVVISMLNSYSGWAAAGIGFTLGNSALIITGALVGSSGAILSYIMCHAMNRSFISVILGGFGGETAVAGAGGGEVKPVKLGSADDAAFILKNAQKVIIVPGYGMAVAQAQHALREMADTLKKEGVEVKYAIHPVAGRMPGHMNVLLAEANVPYDEVFELEDINSEFAQADVAFVIGANDVTNPAAEEDKTSPIYGMPVLQVWKAGTVMFIKRSLASGYAGIDNPLFYRDNTMMLLGDAKKMTENIVKGM; this is encoded by the coding sequence ATGAACGCCAATCTCTCCGCGCTGCTTTACCTTATCGCCGGTGTCTTGTTCATCCTGTCGCTGCGCGGGCTGTCGAGCCCGGCGTCGAGCCGCCGCGGCAATTTCCTCGGCATGATCGGCATGGCGATCGCGGTCGCGACCACGCTCGCGGCGCATCCGCCCGCCGATGCTCTGGCATGGCTGCTGGTGATCCTCGGGGTCGCGATCGGCGGCAGCATCGGCGCGGTGATCGCACGCCGGGTGCCGATGACGTCGATGCCGGAACTGGTCGCGGCGTTCCACTCGCTGGTCGGCATGGCGGCGGTGCTGGTGGCCGCGGGCGCGTTCTATGCGCCGGAAGCCTTCGGCATCGGCACGCCGGGCCATATCCATGCGCAGAGTCTGGTCGAGATGTCGCTCGGCGTCGCCATCGGCGCATTGACATTCACCGGCTCGGTGATCGCGTTCCTGAAGCTATCGGGCCGCATGAGCGGCGCCCCGATCATCCTGCCGGCGCGTCACATCATTAACATCGTGCTCGCTTTGGCGCTGGTGTTCTTCGTCGTCGGGCTGGTGATGTCCGGCAGCGTGCTCGATTTCTGGCTGATCGTCATTCTGGCGCTGCTGCTCGGCGCGCTCTTGATCATTCCGATCGGTGGCGCCGACATGCCGGTCGTGATCTCGATGCTGAACTCGTATTCCGGCTGGGCGGCGGCCGGCATCGGCTTCACGCTCGGCAATTCGGCGCTGATCATCACCGGCGCGCTGGTCGGCTCCTCCGGCGCGATCCTGTCCTACATCATGTGCCATGCTATGAATCGCTCGTTCATCTCGGTGATCCTCGGCGGGTTCGGCGGCGAGACCGCCGTGGCCGGTGCCGGCGGCGGCGAGGTCAAGCCGGTCAAGCTCGGCTCGGCGGACGACGCCGCCTTCATCTTGAAGAACGCACAGAAGGTCATCATCGTGCCCGGCTATGGCATGGCGGTGGCGCAGGCCCAGCACGCGCTGCGCGAGATGGCCGACACCCTCAAGAAGGAGGGCGTCGAGGTGAAGTACGCGATTCATCCTGTGGCGGGTCGCATGCCCGGTCACATGAACGTGCTGCTCGCCGAGGCTAACGTGCCCTATGACGAGGTGTTCGAGCTTGAGGACATCAATTCGGAATTCGCCCAGGCCGACGTCGCCTTCGTGATCGGCGCCAACGACGTCACCAACCCGGCGGCGGAGGAAGACAAGACCTCGCCGATCTACGGAATGCCGGTATTGCAGGTCTGGAAGGCCGGCACCGTGATGTTCATCAAGCGTTCGCTGGCGTCGGGCTACGCCGGCATCGACAATCCACTGTTCTATCGGGACAACACCATGATGCTGCTTGGCGACGCCAAGAAGATGACGGAGAATATTGTCAAGGGAATGTAA
- a CDS encoding sigma-54-dependent transcriptional regulator, with translation MTATILIADDDAVQRRLVENMVRRCGYDAIVVEGGDAAIAALTASDGPVIDALILDLVMPGLDGMGVLAKIREAGIGVPVVVQTAHGGIDNVVSAMRAGAHDFVIKPVGIERLQVSLRNALNASALKGELRRVRHSREGRLTFADIITRSETMANVMKIARKAASSSIPVLIEGESGVGKELFARAIHGTGERSAKPFVAVNCGAIPDNLVESILFGHEKGSFTGATERHTGKFVEASGGTLFLDEVSELPLTAQVKLLRALQEGAVEAVGGRKPVKIDVRIISATNRRLLDRVKAGQFREDLFYRLHVLPLTIPPLRMRRDDIPNLLRHFLARFCAEENRTINGISGEAMAGLSQLNWPGNIRQLENAVYRAVVMSEGEQLGLPDFPLIGAQPATDAEASEPLIMEPVLQRPSPDLVSGNEIPIAPLPDAVSLAMLTYDGEIRPLEELEADIVRFAISHYRGQMSEVARRLKIGRSTLYRKLDDIAAKEEQ, from the coding sequence ATGACTGCCACCATTTTGATCGCCGACGATGACGCGGTGCAGCGCCGGCTCGTCGAAAACATGGTGCGGCGGTGCGGCTATGACGCGATCGTGGTCGAGGGCGGCGACGCCGCCATCGCCGCGCTGACGGCCTCGGACGGCCCCGTCATCGATGCCCTCATCCTCGACCTCGTGATGCCTGGCCTCGACGGCATGGGCGTGCTGGCGAAAATCCGCGAAGCCGGCATCGGTGTCCCCGTCGTCGTCCAGACCGCGCATGGCGGCATCGACAACGTGGTCTCGGCGATGCGCGCCGGCGCCCATGATTTCGTGATCAAGCCGGTCGGGATCGAGCGTCTGCAGGTGTCCTTGCGCAATGCGCTCAACGCCAGCGCACTGAAGGGCGAATTGCGGCGCGTCCGCCATAGCCGCGAGGGCCGCCTCACCTTCGCCGACATCATCACGCGCAGCGAGACCATGGCCAACGTGATGAAGATCGCCAGGAAGGCTGCGAGTTCGTCGATCCCGGTGCTGATCGAGGGCGAGTCCGGCGTCGGCAAGGAACTGTTCGCGCGCGCCATCCATGGCACCGGCGAGCGCAGCGCCAAGCCGTTTGTCGCGGTAAACTGCGGCGCGATCCCGGACAACCTCGTGGAGTCGATCCTGTTCGGCCACGAGAAGGGATCATTCACCGGCGCAACCGAACGCCACACCGGCAAGTTCGTTGAGGCTTCCGGCGGCACCCTGTTTCTCGACGAAGTGAGCGAACTGCCGCTGACCGCGCAGGTGAAGCTTTTGCGCGCGCTGCAGGAAGGCGCGGTGGAAGCGGTCGGCGGCCGCAAGCCGGTCAAGATCGACGTCCGCATTATCTCGGCGACCAATCGGCGGCTGCTCGATCGCGTCAAGGCCGGGCAGTTCAGGGAAGACCTGTTCTATCGCCTCCATGTTCTGCCGCTGACGATCCCCCCGCTTCGGATGCGGCGCGACGACATCCCGAACCTGCTGCGGCACTTCCTCGCGCGCTTCTGCGCCGAGGAGAACCGGACCATCAACGGCATCAGCGGCGAAGCGATGGCGGGGCTGTCGCAGCTCAACTGGCCCGGCAACATCCGCCAGCTCGAAAACGCGGTGTACCGCGCGGTGGTCATGAGCGAGGGCGAGCAGCTTGGCCTCCCGGATTTTCCGCTGATCGGCGCGCAACCCGCTACCGACGCCGAGGCGAGCGAGCCGCTGATCATGGAGCCGGTGCTCCAGCGACCATCACCCGACCTGGTCTCCGGTAATGAAATACCCATAGCGCCGCTGCCTGATGCAGTCAGCCTGGCAATGCTGACTTACGATGGTGAAATACGCCCACTTGAGGAACTGGAAGCAGACATCGTTCGCTTCGCGATTTCACACTATCGCGGACAAATGTCCGAAGTGGCGCGTCGGTTGAAAATCGGGCGGTCTACGCTCTACCGCAAGCTCGACGACATCGCCGCAAAGGAGGAACAGTAA
- a CDS encoding DUF3606 domain-containing protein yields the protein MADNKAKRGGSDRGLIALSEAYEVRYWSRKFKVTPLKLKAAVKVVGRSARKVEAYIKLQKHKASDRVLIALSQPYEVSYWSKRFKVTPARLRAAVKAVGHSSKKVGAYLSPKKAVKKRTAAKKKTVVKKKTAVKKKRTVKKAKKSVRKRTK from the coding sequence ATGGCTGACAACAAGGCGAAGCGAGGCGGAAGCGACCGCGGCTTGATAGCGTTGAGTGAAGCCTATGAGGTCCGTTACTGGTCCAGGAAATTCAAAGTCACGCCGTTGAAGCTGAAGGCCGCCGTCAAGGTTGTCGGCCGTTCCGCCAGGAAGGTCGAGGCCTACATCAAGCTGCAGAAGCATAAGGCGAGTGACCGGGTGTTGATTGCGCTGAGCCAGCCATACGAAGTCAGCTACTGGTCGAAGAGGTTCAAGGTCACGCCCGCAAGGCTCCGCGCTGCGGTCAAGGCAGTCGGACACTCCTCGAAGAAGGTCGGCGCCTACCTCTCTCCCAAAAAGGCCGTCAAAAAGAGGACAGCTGCCAAGAAGAAGACAGTCGTCAAAAAGAAAACAGCCGTCAAAAAGAAGAGGACGGTGAAGAAGGCAAAAAAGAGCGTCCGTAAGCGCACCAAATAA
- a CDS encoding L,D-transpeptidase family protein, which produces MRDYSTNRTGFDRILTVLAATFLAVSTSAAFAQTDIAKKSASELAIDAAVPMPEPANVPPPTAADFKMDNVPPAPPIVGATKPADHKTSDTTATETKAADTKPAETKAAGAADSEAPSNVTAASDAKTSDAKASGATTTSPDTKASDSKAAETKPADAKPANVAATPADGIKTNEATKDEPKKDATATITPAVTPPPTETGAAPAAEQPSEPVKAASNVPLADQPAAEKLHELLDTKATKLFDRKAERTAIEKFYAARSYAPLWTEGGTLNAQAKGVIARLKDAAADGLNPADYPVPDFAAASSPDQFAEADLKLTASMMDYARQAQSGRMHWSQVGADIQFPEHPIDPEQVLANVTTAKDASAALDSYNPPQKLYRELKQKLAELRKTSEGPVVEIAEGPSLVFRKNAVMEDPRVPQIRAKLGVTQNPDDAHFDADVAAAVRAFQARNHLKPDGIAGNNTIRALNGPRKDRQIDTIIVNMERWRWLPRELGAPSLGNAYAILNIPDYTLKVMQHGAQLWSTRVVVGKPGIHATPLLTETMKYITVNPTWNVPPSIIYKEYLPALQQDPTVLERMGLKLERDRNGGIHISQPPGDRNALGRIRFNFPNKFLVYQHDTPDKYLFAKEKRAYSHGCMRVQNPDQYAATLLNIALPQDHYTPEKIRSMYGRNEVDIKFPTPIPVNITYQTAFVDHAGKLQIRPDVYGTDAKMLALLRNPKGRDLEAVVAHAQPNYSAPRGDIPQQGVAFNDNSGGFASSGPSFFERLFGFQNPPPQVEDRRRRIYGR; this is translated from the coding sequence ATGCGAGACTATTCGACTAACCGGACCGGATTCGACCGGATCCTGACGGTCCTTGCGGCGACGTTTCTAGCGGTGTCCACCTCGGCAGCATTTGCCCAGACCGATATCGCGAAGAAGAGCGCCAGCGAACTCGCAATCGACGCCGCAGTTCCGATGCCGGAGCCCGCGAACGTTCCGCCACCCACCGCAGCCGATTTCAAGATGGACAACGTGCCGCCCGCGCCTCCGATCGTCGGCGCGACGAAGCCGGCTGACCACAAGACCTCCGATACGACAGCGACCGAAACGAAGGCGGCTGATACGAAGCCGGCTGAGACTAAAGCGGCCGGTGCCGCGGATTCCGAGGCGCCTTCGAACGTGACGGCGGCTTCCGACGCAAAGACCTCCGACGCAAAGGCCTCCGGCGCAACGACGACTTCGCCCGACACCAAAGCTTCCGACAGCAAGGCGGCGGAGACAAAACCAGCGGATGCCAAACCGGCCAATGTCGCGGCCACTCCTGCGGACGGCATCAAGACCAACGAAGCGACGAAGGACGAGCCGAAGAAGGACGCGACCGCGACGATCACCCCCGCCGTCACGCCGCCTCCCACAGAGACCGGCGCCGCGCCGGCGGCCGAGCAGCCGAGCGAGCCGGTGAAGGCCGCGAGCAATGTCCCGCTGGCGGATCAGCCGGCGGCCGAGAAGCTGCACGAATTGCTCGATACCAAGGCCACAAAACTCTTCGACCGCAAGGCCGAGCGGACAGCGATCGAGAAATTCTACGCGGCGCGGAGCTATGCGCCGCTATGGACGGAAGGCGGCACACTGAATGCGCAGGCCAAGGGCGTGATCGCGCGCCTCAAGGACGCCGCGGCCGATGGCCTCAACCCCGCCGATTATCCGGTGCCCGACTTTGCCGCAGCGTCATCGCCGGACCAGTTCGCGGAAGCCGACCTCAAGCTGACCGCGAGCATGATGGACTACGCCCGCCAGGCCCAGAGCGGCCGGATGCACTGGTCGCAGGTCGGCGCGGATATCCAGTTTCCCGAGCATCCCATCGATCCCGAGCAGGTGTTGGCGAACGTCACCACCGCGAAGGATGCCTCCGCGGCGCTCGACAGCTACAACCCGCCGCAGAAGCTCTATCGGGAGCTGAAGCAGAAGCTTGCCGAGTTGCGCAAGACATCGGAAGGCCCCGTGGTCGAAATTGCCGAAGGTCCGAGTCTGGTGTTCCGCAAGAATGCCGTGATGGAGGATCCGCGCGTGCCGCAGATTCGCGCCAAGCTCGGCGTCACTCAAAATCCCGACGATGCCCACTTCGACGCCGATGTCGCCGCCGCCGTGCGGGCATTCCAGGCTCGCAATCACCTCAAGCCCGACGGCATCGCGGGCAACAACACCATCCGCGCCCTGAACGGTCCGAGGAAGGATCGCCAGATCGACACCATTATCGTCAACATGGAGCGCTGGCGCTGGCTGCCGCGCGAACTCGGCGCTCCGTCGCTCGGCAACGCCTACGCCATCCTCAATATTCCGGACTACACGCTCAAGGTGATGCAGCATGGCGCGCAGCTCTGGAGCACCCGCGTCGTCGTCGGCAAGCCGGGAATCCATGCCACGCCGCTTCTGACGGAAACGATGAAGTACATCACCGTCAATCCGACCTGGAACGTGCCGCCGTCGATCATCTACAAGGAATATCTGCCCGCATTGCAGCAGGATCCGACCGTGCTGGAGCGCATGGGTCTCAAGCTGGAGCGCGACCGCAACGGCGGCATCCACATTTCGCAACCGCCCGGCGACCGCAATGCGCTGGGCCGCATCCGCTTCAATTTTCCGAACAAGTTCCTGGTGTATCAGCACGATACGCCGGATAAATACCTGTTTGCCAAGGAAAAGCGCGCTTACAGCCACGGCTGCATGCGGGTTCAAAATCCCGACCAGTATGCCGCGACGCTGCTAAATATCGCCCTTCCGCAGGATCATTACACGCCCGAGAAAATCCGAAGCATGTATGGCCGGAACGAGGTCGACATCAAGTTTCCGACTCCGATCCCGGTCAACATCACCTATCAGACCGCGTTTGTGGATCATGCCGGCAAATTGCAGATCCGCCCCGACGTCTACGGCACCGACGCCAAGATGCTGGCGCTGCTTCGCAACCCCAAGGGCCGCGATCTCGAGGCGGTGGTCGCCCATGCCCAGCCGAACTATTCCGCCCCCAGAGGGGACATCCCGCAACAAGGCGTGGCCTTCAATGACAACAGCGGCGGATTTGCGAGCAGCGGCCCATCGTTCTTCGAGCGGCTGTTCGGCTTCCAGAACCCGCCCCCGCAGGTCGAAGACCGCCGCCGCCGAATCTACGGACGCTAG
- a CDS encoding M3 family oligoendopeptidase, whose translation MASRSSSASRKSAAARNPASHRKPTVKKAAVAKPDAGRLPEWNLADLYAGIDAPEVARDLDKVDADCKAFEADYKGKLATETSKPDGGLWLAQAVRRYEAIDDLAGRLGSYAGLIHAGDSVDPAISKFYGDVSERLTAASVHLLFFALELNRIDDDVIERAMQTPELGHYRPWIEDSRKDKPYQLEDRVERLFHEKSQTGYSAWNRLFDQTIAGLRFRVGTRELAIEQTLNLLQDRLPEKRKAAGQALAKTFKANERTFALITNTLAKDKDISDRWRGFQDVADSRHLNNRVEREVVDALVASVRAAYPRLSHRYYALKARWFKKKKLAHWDRNAPLPFAATGVIPWSDARKMVLTAYGDFSPKMAGIAEQFFTDRWIDAPVRPGKAPGAFSHPTTPSAHPYVLMNYQGKPRDVMTLAHELGHGVHQVLAAKNGALMAPTPLTLAETASVFGEMLTFKRLLAQTKNAKQRQALLAGKVEDMINTVVRQIAFYSFERAVHTERRNGELTAERIGQLWLSVQGESLGPAIEIKPGYETFWMYIPHFIHSPFYVYAYAFGDCLVNSLYAVYEHASEGFAERYLAMLAAGGTRHYSELLRPFGLDARDPKFWDGGLSVIAGMIDELEAMG comes from the coding sequence ATGGCTTCGCGTTCTTCCTCTGCTTCACGCAAATCCGCCGCCGCCCGCAACCCCGCCTCTCATCGCAAGCCAACTGTGAAAAAAGCTGCCGTCGCGAAACCGGATGCGGGACGTCTGCCGGAATGGAATCTCGCGGACCTCTATGCCGGAATCGATGCGCCCGAGGTGGCGCGCGATCTCGACAAGGTCGATGCGGACTGCAAGGCGTTCGAGGCCGACTACAAGGGCAAGCTCGCGACGGAAACCTCGAAGCCGGACGGCGGCTTGTGGCTGGCCCAAGCCGTGCGGCGCTATGAGGCGATCGACGATCTCGCCGGCCGGCTCGGCTCGTATGCGGGGCTGATCCACGCCGGAGATAGCGTCGATCCGGCGATCTCGAAATTCTACGGCGATGTCTCAGAGCGTCTGACCGCCGCTTCGGTGCATCTGCTGTTCTTCGCGCTCGAACTCAACCGCATCGACGACGATGTGATCGAGCGCGCCATGCAAACGCCGGAGCTTGGGCATTATCGCCCATGGATCGAGGACAGCCGCAAGGACAAGCCCTACCAGCTCGAGGATCGCGTCGAGCGGCTCTTCCATGAGAAGTCGCAGACCGGCTATTCCGCCTGGAACAGGCTGTTCGACCAAACCATTGCAGGGTTGCGCTTCAGGGTCGGGACCAGGGAGCTGGCGATCGAACAGACTCTGAACCTGTTGCAGGACCGCTTACCGGAAAAGCGAAAGGCGGCCGGGCAGGCGTTGGCGAAGACGTTCAAGGCCAACGAGCGAACATTCGCGCTCATCACCAACACGCTCGCCAAGGACAAGGATATTTCCGACCGCTGGCGCGGCTTTCAGGATGTCGCGGATTCACGCCATTTGAACAATCGAGTCGAGCGTGAGGTAGTGGATGCGCTGGTGGCTTCGGTGCGTGCGGCCTATCCGCGGCTGTCGCATCGCTACTACGCGCTGAAGGCGCGCTGGTTCAAAAAGAAGAAGCTCGCGCATTGGGACCGCAACGCGCCGCTGCCGTTCGCCGCCACCGGCGTCATTCCGTGGAGCGACGCGCGCAAGATGGTGCTGACCGCCTATGGCGACTTCTCGCCGAAAATGGCCGGCATCGCCGAACAGTTCTTCACCGACCGCTGGATCGATGCGCCGGTGCGTCCCGGCAAGGCGCCGGGCGCGTTCTCGCATCCGACCACGCCATCGGCGCACCCTTACGTGCTGATGAACTACCAGGGCAAGCCGCGCGACGTGATGACGCTCGCGCACGAACTGGGTCATGGCGTGCATCAGGTGCTGGCGGCGAAGAACGGCGCGCTGATGGCGCCGACGCCGCTGACGCTTGCGGAAACCGCAAGCGTGTTCGGCGAGATGCTGACTTTCAAGCGACTGCTGGCGCAAACGAAGAACGCGAAGCAGCGGCAGGCGCTCCTGGCCGGCAAGGTCGAGGACATGATCAACACCGTGGTGCGGCAGATCGCGTTCTACTCATTCGAACGCGCGGTCCATACCGAGCGCAGGAACGGCGAACTCACCGCCGAGCGTATCGGCCAGCTCTGGCTCAGCGTGCAGGGCGAAAGCCTGGGGCCCGCGATCGAGATCAAGCCGGGCTACGAGACCTTCTGGATGTACATTCCGCACTTCATTCATTCGCCGTTCTACGTCTACGCCTATGCGTTCGGAGATTGCCTCGTGAACTCGCTCTACGCGGTCTATGAGCACGCGTCCGAAGGGTTCGCCGAGCGCTATCTCGCGATGCTCGCCGCCGGCGGCACCAGACACTATTCCGAACTGCTGAGGCCGTTCGGGCTCGACGCCAGGGATCCGAAATTCTGGGACGGTGGATTGTCGGTTATTGCCGGAATGATCGATGAACTGGAAGCGATGGGATAG
- a CDS encoding proton-translocating transhydrogenase family protein — MEHIVQAVDPFVFRLSVFVLAVFVGYFVVWSVTPALHTPLMSVTNAISSVIVVGALLAVGVGMISSGSGWARAFGFVALVFACVNIFGGFLVTQRMLAMYKKKQK; from the coding sequence ATGGAACATATCGTTCAGGCCGTCGATCCCTTTGTGTTCCGGCTGTCGGTTTTCGTCCTGGCCGTATTCGTCGGCTACTTTGTGGTGTGGTCGGTAACGCCCGCGCTGCATACGCCGTTGATGTCGGTCACCAACGCGATCTCGTCGGTGATCGTGGTCGGCGCGCTGCTCGCCGTCGGCGTCGGCATGATCTCGTCGGGTTCGGGCTGGGCGCGGGCCTTCGGTTTCGTCGCCCTGGTGTTCGCCTGCGTGAATATCTTCGGCGGCTTTCTCGTCACCCAGCGAATGCTGGCGATGTACAAGAAGAAGCAGAAGTGA
- the rpsU gene encoding 30S ribosomal protein S21: protein MQVLVRDNNVDQALKALKKKMQREGIFREMKLRGHYEKPSEKKAREKAEAVRRARKLARKKMQREGLLPMKPKPAFGAGPGRGGPGAGPRPPR, encoded by the coding sequence GTGCAGGTTCTCGTTCGCGATAACAATGTCGATCAAGCCCTTAAGGCGCTGAAGAAGAAGATGCAGCGCGAGGGGATTTTCCGCGAGATGAAGCTCCGCGGTCATTACGAAAAGCCCTCCGAGAAAAAGGCTCGCGAAAAGGCCGAAGCCGTGCGCCGCGCCCGCAAGCTTGCGCGCAAGAAGATGCAGCGCGAAGGCCTGCTGCCGATGAAGCCGAAGCCGGCTTTTGGCGCTGGACCTGGCCGTGGTGGTCCGGGTGCCGGTCCGCGCCCGCCTCGCTAA
- a CDS encoding Re/Si-specific NAD(P)(+) transhydrogenase subunit alpha has translation MKIAIAKEIDPSEPRVAASPDTVKKFKALGADVAIEPGAGVRSGLPDSEFTAAGAVVSADALKDADVVVKVKRPEVSELAQYKRGALVIAIMDPYGNEAALKKIADAGVSAFAMELMPRITRAQVMDVLSSQANLAGYRAVIEAAEAFGRAFPMMMTAAGTVPAAKVFVMGVGVAGLQAIATARRLGAVVTATDVRPATKEQVESLGAKFLAVEDEEFKNAQTAGGYAKEMSKEYQAKQAALTAEHIKKQDIIITTALIPGRPAPKLVTAEMVRSMKPGSVLVDLAVERGGNIEGVKAGKIVDLDGVKIVGFTNVAGRVATSASSLYARNLFSFIETLVDKTTKALAVNWDDELVKATALTRNGAVIHPNFQPKSA, from the coding sequence ATGAAGATTGCGATAGCGAAGGAAATCGATCCGTCCGAGCCGCGGGTGGCGGCGTCGCCGGATACCGTGAAGAAGTTCAAGGCGCTCGGCGCGGATGTCGCAATCGAGCCGGGCGCCGGAGTCAGGTCGGGATTGCCGGATTCGGAATTCACGGCCGCGGGCGCTGTAGTCAGTGCCGATGCGCTCAAGGATGCCGACGTCGTCGTCAAGGTGAAGCGGCCGGAAGTCAGCGAGCTTGCGCAATATAAGCGCGGCGCGCTGGTGATCGCGATCATGGATCCTTACGGCAACGAGGCGGCGCTAAAGAAGATAGCGGATGCCGGCGTGTCGGCATTCGCGATGGAACTGATGCCGCGTATCACGCGCGCCCAGGTGATGGACGTGCTGTCGAGTCAGGCAAATCTGGCCGGCTACCGCGCCGTTATCGAGGCGGCGGAGGCCTTCGGCCGCGCATTTCCGATGATGATGACCGCAGCCGGCACTGTGCCGGCGGCGAAGGTGTTTGTCATGGGTGTCGGCGTTGCCGGCCTTCAGGCGATCGCCACCGCGCGCCGCCTCGGCGCCGTCGTCACCGCAACCGACGTCCGTCCCGCTACCAAGGAGCAGGTGGAAAGTCTCGGCGCCAAATTCCTCGCGGTCGAGGACGAGGAGTTCAAGAACGCGCAGACCGCCGGCGGCTACGCCAAGGAAATGTCGAAAGAGTATCAGGCCAAGCAGGCGGCGCTGACCGCAGAGCACATCAAGAAGCAGGACATCATCATCACGACGGCGCTGATTCCCGGACGTCCGGCGCCGAAGCTCGTGACTGCGGAGATGGTGCGCTCGATGAAGCCGGGCTCGGTGCTGGTCGATCTCGCGGTCGAACGCGGCGGCAATATCGAAGGCGTCAAGGCAGGCAAGATCGTCGATCTCGATGGCGTGAAGATCGTCGGCTTTACCAATGTCGCGGGCCGCGTCGCCACCTCGGCGTCGAGCCTGTACGCCCGCAACCTGTTTTCGTTCATCGAGACGCTGGTCGACAAGACGACCAAGGCCCTCGCGGTGAACTGGGACGACGAACTGGTCAAGGCCACCGCGCTGACCAGGAATGGCGCGGTCATTCATCCGAACTTCCAGCCAAAAAGCGCATGA